A single region of the Rhizobium sp. NLR16a genome encodes:
- a CDS encoding DMT family transporter, producing the protein MLPTALSDHRKGLLLTAIGGLALSMDIPLVRLGDGDIWSILGMRSAATVVATLVILGAMRLVSGKWPVLVPGRPGLLAGLLYGLSSLTFVLAVFNTATANVVFIVAFNPMFGALLSWIFLKEKPPAATLVAMLFMISGVGLIVSEGLSSGHVFGDAMALLSALILAAAITVGRASRRQMGFVPLLAAILPAVLGLTQALPSGLAIVHPGWILFNGAIVMPVAFWCLATGPRYLSAPEVGMFYLLETVLAPIWVWLIFAETPATMTLVGGGILTATIAVHSLWMARRKSVRQVS; encoded by the coding sequence ATGCTCCCCACCGCTCTTTCCGATCATCGGAAAGGCCTGCTGCTGACGGCGATCGGCGGGCTGGCGCTTTCCATGGATATCCCGCTCGTCCGCCTTGGCGACGGTGACATCTGGTCGATTCTCGGAATGCGGAGCGCAGCAACGGTCGTCGCCACGCTCGTCATATTAGGAGCAATGCGCCTGGTTTCGGGCAAGTGGCCGGTTCTCGTTCCGGGGCGACCCGGTTTGCTCGCCGGTCTGCTCTACGGTCTCTCTTCCCTCACCTTCGTGCTGGCCGTCTTCAATACGGCCACAGCCAATGTCGTCTTCATCGTCGCCTTCAACCCGATGTTCGGAGCTCTTCTTTCCTGGATTTTCCTCAAGGAGAAGCCTCCGGCCGCAACGCTGGTCGCGATGCTGTTCATGATATCAGGCGTCGGATTGATCGTGAGCGAAGGACTTTCCAGCGGCCATGTTTTTGGCGACGCCATGGCGCTTCTCAGCGCGCTCATTCTTGCCGCAGCCATTACGGTCGGGCGTGCCTCTCGCCGGCAAATGGGCTTCGTGCCGCTGCTTGCCGCCATCCTGCCGGCTGTACTCGGCCTCACGCAGGCTCTGCCCTCAGGGCTTGCCATCGTCCATCCCGGCTGGATCCTCTTCAACGGCGCCATCGTGATGCCGGTCGCCTTCTGGTGCCTGGCGACAGGACCACGTTATCTGTCCGCGCCTGAAGTCGGCATGTTCTATCTCTTGGAAACGGTGCTGGCGCCGATCTGGGTCTGGCTGATCTTTGCCGAAACGCCCGCGACCATGACACTCGTCGGCGGCGGCATCCTGACGGCGACAATCGCCGTGCATTCCCTCTGGATGGCGCGACGCAAGAGCGTCAGGCAAGTCTCATGA
- a CDS encoding SRPBCC domain-containing protein, with product MPASTIKLHVSQTYKAPPAVVYDAWLNPEIARRFLFATDDGHVIRADIDPRVGGRFFVVDRRPTGDAFHQGVFLELKRPQRMVFSFSVEEHDHNCDRVEIDIEPLGGGSRLTLTHEMCAEWAAHEEKTRQGWAHVVEALGRELEQQQLKATG from the coding sequence ATGCCCGCCAGCACCATCAAATTGCATGTCAGCCAGACCTACAAGGCCCCGCCCGCTGTGGTCTACGACGCCTGGCTCAACCCCGAAATTGCCCGCCGCTTCCTGTTTGCGACCGATGATGGTCATGTCATCCGTGCCGACATCGACCCGCGTGTCGGCGGCCGTTTCTTCGTCGTTGACCGCCGCCCGACCGGCGACGCCTTTCATCAGGGCGTCTTTCTGGAATTGAAGCGCCCGCAACGCATGGTCTTCAGCTTTTCCGTCGAGGAGCACGACCACAATTGCGATCGCGTCGAAATCGACATCGAGCCTCTCGGCGGCGGCAGCCGGCTTACATTGACCCACGAAATGTGCGCCGAATGGGCCGCACACGAGGAGAAAACGCGGCAAGGCTGGGCGCATGTCGTCGAAGCCCTCGGCCGGGAACTGGAACAGCAGCAGTTGAAGGCTACCGGTTGA
- the parC gene encoding DNA topoisomerase IV subunit A: MGQEILPPSGGDDDNIQPVDLKAALEQRYLAYALSTIMHRALPDVRDGLKPVHRRIVYAMNEMGLRPTSAFRKCAKIVGEVMGNYHPHGDQSIYDALARLAQDFSQRYTLVNGQGNFGNIDGDSPAAMRYTESKMTAVSELLLEGIDQDAVDFRDTYDESNSEPVVLPGAFPNLLANGSSGIAVGMATSIPSHNAHELCDAALHLIKHPDATIEKLVEFIPGPDFPTGGIIIDSRDSIIESYRTGRGGFRVRAKWQTEDLGRGGYQIVITEIPFQVQKSRLIEKIAELLIARKLPLLEDIRDESAEDIRIVLAPKSRSVDPTILMESMFKLTELESRFPLNMNVLSMGRIPKVMALNEVLKEWLDHRREVLQRRSRFRLAAIDKRLEILGGLLIAYLNIDEVIRIIREEDEPKPVMMARWDLTDNQVEAILNMRLRALRKLEEFEIRKEFDELTKEKSEIEALLASDDKQWQTVAWEIGEVKKKFAKATEVGRRRTQFADAPEADEEAIQQAMIEKEPITVVISEKGWIRALKGHIADTATLTFKEGDGLKVAFPAQTTDKILIVTTGGKAFTLGGDKLPGGRGHGEPLRIMVDMDNDQAVLTAFVHDSARKQLIVSTAGNGFVVPEAELVANTRKGKQIMNVALPEETQLLVPVSGDHVAVVGENRKLLVFPLAQVPEMSRGKGVRLQRYKDGGISDVRCFAISDGLVWEDSAGRTFTKNKDELAEWLGDRASAGRTVPKGFPRSGKFAG; this comes from the coding sequence ATGGGACAAGAGATTTTGCCGCCTTCCGGCGGAGACGACGACAACATCCAGCCGGTCGACCTCAAGGCGGCGCTCGAGCAGCGTTACCTTGCCTATGCGCTGTCGACCATCATGCACCGCGCGCTGCCTGACGTGCGCGACGGGCTGAAGCCTGTCCATCGCCGCATCGTCTACGCGATGAACGAGATGGGGCTGAGGCCCACTTCGGCCTTCAGAAAATGCGCCAAGATCGTCGGCGAAGTGATGGGTAACTACCATCCGCATGGCGACCAGTCGATCTACGACGCGCTTGCCCGTCTCGCCCAGGATTTCTCGCAGCGTTATACGCTGGTCAACGGCCAGGGCAATTTCGGCAATATAGACGGCGACAGCCCCGCCGCCATGCGTTACACCGAATCGAAGATGACGGCGGTCTCCGAACTGCTGCTCGAAGGCATCGATCAGGATGCGGTCGATTTCCGCGACACCTACGACGAATCGAATTCCGAGCCGGTCGTGCTTCCCGGCGCCTTCCCGAACCTGCTCGCCAACGGCTCCTCCGGCATCGCCGTCGGCATGGCGACCTCGATCCCGTCTCACAATGCGCATGAGCTTTGCGACGCCGCCCTGCATCTGATCAAGCATCCCGATGCGACCATCGAAAAGCTCGTCGAATTCATTCCCGGCCCGGATTTCCCCACAGGCGGCATTATCATCGACAGCCGCGACAGCATCATCGAGAGCTACCGCACCGGCCGCGGCGGTTTTCGCGTGCGGGCGAAATGGCAGACGGAGGATCTCGGTCGCGGCGGCTATCAGATCGTCATCACCGAAATTCCCTTTCAGGTGCAGAAATCGCGGCTGATCGAGAAGATCGCCGAGCTGCTGATCGCCCGCAAGCTGCCGCTGCTGGAAGACATCCGCGATGAATCGGCCGAGGACATTCGCATCGTCCTGGCGCCGAAGTCCCGCAGCGTCGATCCGACCATCCTGATGGAATCGATGTTCAAGCTGACGGAGCTCGAAAGCCGCTTTCCGCTCAACATGAACGTTCTGTCCATGGGGCGCATCCCCAAAGTCATGGCGCTGAACGAGGTGCTGAAGGAGTGGCTGGACCACCGTCGCGAAGTCCTGCAGCGCCGGTCGCGCTTCCGCCTGGCCGCAATCGACAAGCGTCTCGAGATCCTCGGCGGTCTGTTGATCGCCTACCTCAACATCGATGAGGTGATCCGGATCATTCGCGAGGAAGACGAGCCGAAGCCGGTCATGATGGCGCGATGGGATCTGACCGACAATCAGGTCGAAGCGATCCTCAACATGCGGCTGCGCGCCCTGCGCAAACTGGAAGAATTCGAGATCCGCAAGGAGTTTGACGAACTCACCAAGGAAAAGAGCGAGATCGAGGCGCTGCTTGCCTCAGACGACAAGCAGTGGCAGACGGTTGCCTGGGAAATCGGCGAGGTGAAGAAGAAATTCGCCAAGGCGACCGAGGTCGGCCGCCGCCGCACCCAGTTCGCCGACGCGCCTGAGGCCGATGAAGAGGCGATCCAGCAGGCGATGATCGAGAAGGAGCCGATCACGGTCGTCATATCCGAAAAGGGCTGGATCCGCGCCTTGAAGGGCCACATCGCCGACACCGCGACGCTGACCTTCAAGGAAGGGGACGGCCTGAAGGTGGCCTTCCCGGCGCAGACGACGGACAAGATCCTGATCGTCACGACAGGCGGCAAGGCCTTCACGCTCGGTGGTGACAAGCTGCCGGGCGGACGCGGCCACGGCGAGCCGTTGCGTATCATGGTCGACATGGATAACGACCAGGCGGTGCTGACCGCCTTCGTCCACGATTCCGCGCGCAAGCAACTGATCGTGTCGACGGCGGGCAACGGTTTCGTCGTTCCAGAGGCGGAGCTGGTCGCCAATACGCGCAAAGGCAAGCAGATCATGAATGTCGCGCTGCCGGAGGAAACGCAGCTGCTGGTGCCGGTTAGCGGCGATCATGTTGCCGTCGTCGGCGAGAACCGCAAGCTGCTGGTCTTCCCGCTCGCGCAGGTGCCGGAAATGTCGCGCGGCAAGGGCGTGCGCCTGCAGCGCTACAAGGATGGCGGCATTTCCGATGTCCGCTGCTTCGCAATATCAGACGGCCTCGTCTGGGAAGACAGCGCCGGCCGCACCTTCACGAAGAACAAGGACGAGCTGGCCGAATGGCTGGGCGATCGCGCTAGCGCCGGCCGCACCGTGCCGAAGGGCTTCCCGCGCAGCGGCAAATTCGCCGGCTGA
- the aspS gene encoding aspartate--tRNA ligase, which yields MHRYRSHTCAALRKTDVGSTVRIAGWVHRVRDHGGVLFIDLRDHYGITQVVADPDSPAFKTAETVRGEWVIRIDGLVKARTEETVNKNMATGEIELYAQEIEVLSAAKELPLPVFGEPDYPEDVRLKYRFLDLRRETLHKNIVKRTQVISAMRREMGGAGFTEYTTPILTASSPEGARDFLVPSRIHPGTFYALPQAPQQYKQLLMVAGFDRYFQIAPCFRDEDPRADRLPGEFYQLDLEMSFVTQEDVWDTMGPLMTKVFEEFAEGKPVTKEWPRIPYDEAIRKYGSDKPDLRNPIVMEAVTEHFAGSGFKVFAGMIASNPKVQVWAIPAKTGGSRAFCDRMNAWAQSQGQPGLGYIFWRKEGEKLEGAGPLAKNIGEERTDAIRTQLGLGDGDACFFVAGEPEKFYKFAGEARTKAGEELNLVDRDRFELCWIVDFPFFEWNDEEKKVDFAHNPFSMPQGGLDALRNQDPLTIKAFQYDAVCNGFEIASGSIRNQSPETMVAAFEKVGLSQQDVEDRFGGLYRAFQYGAPPHGGAAFGIDRIVMLLVGAKNLREISLFPMNQQAQDLLMGAPTPATPTQLRELSIRPIPPVKKD from the coding sequence ATGCATCGCTACCGCAGCCACACATGTGCCGCCCTCCGCAAGACGGATGTCGGCTCGACCGTCCGCATCGCCGGCTGGGTCCATCGCGTTCGCGACCATGGCGGCGTTCTCTTCATCGACCTTCGCGACCATTACGGCATCACCCAGGTCGTCGCCGACCCGGATAGCCCTGCCTTCAAGACGGCGGAAACCGTGCGTGGCGAATGGGTCATCCGCATCGACGGCCTCGTCAAAGCCCGTACCGAAGAGACCGTCAACAAGAACATGGCGACCGGCGAGATCGAGCTCTACGCGCAGGAGATCGAAGTGCTCTCCGCCGCCAAGGAATTGCCGCTGCCGGTCTTCGGTGAGCCTGATTATCCGGAAGACGTTCGCCTCAAGTATCGCTTCCTCGATCTTCGCCGCGAAACCCTGCACAAAAACATCGTCAAGCGCACCCAGGTGATTTCGGCCATGCGCCGTGAAATGGGCGGCGCGGGCTTTACCGAATATACCACGCCGATCCTCACAGCCTCCTCGCCCGAAGGCGCGCGCGACTTCCTCGTGCCGAGCCGTATTCATCCCGGCACCTTCTACGCTCTGCCGCAGGCGCCGCAGCAGTACAAGCAACTGCTCATGGTCGCAGGTTTCGACCGTTACTTCCAGATCGCGCCGTGCTTCCGTGACGAAGACCCGCGCGCCGACCGCTTGCCTGGCGAATTCTACCAGCTCGACCTCGAAATGAGCTTCGTCACCCAGGAAGACGTCTGGGACACCATGGGTCCGCTGATGACCAAGGTGTTCGAAGAGTTTGCCGAAGGCAAGCCGGTCACCAAGGAATGGCCGCGCATCCCCTATGACGAGGCGATCCGCAAATACGGCTCCGACAAGCCCGATCTGCGCAACCCGATCGTCATGGAAGCGGTGACCGAACATTTCGCCGGCTCGGGCTTTAAAGTCTTCGCCGGCATGATCGCCTCCAACCCGAAGGTCCAGGTCTGGGCGATCCCGGCCAAGACAGGCGGCTCGCGTGCTTTCTGTGACCGCATGAACGCCTGGGCGCAGAGCCAGGGCCAGCCGGGCCTCGGCTACATCTTCTGGCGCAAGGAAGGCGAGAAGCTCGAAGGCGCCGGACCACTTGCCAAGAACATCGGCGAGGAGCGCACCGATGCGATCCGGACCCAACTTGGTCTTGGTGACGGCGACGCGTGCTTCTTCGTCGCCGGAGAGCCGGAAAAATTCTACAAGTTTGCGGGTGAGGCCCGCACCAAGGCCGGCGAAGAACTCAACCTCGTCGACCGCGACCGCTTCGAGCTCTGCTGGATCGTCGACTTCCCATTCTTCGAATGGAACGACGAGGAAAAGAAGGTCGATTTCGCCCACAACCCGTTCTCGATGCCGCAGGGTGGCCTCGATGCGCTCAGGAACCAGGATCCCCTGACGATCAAGGCCTTCCAGTACGACGCCGTCTGCAACGGCTTCGAGATCGCCTCGGGTTCGATCCGCAACCAGTCGCCGGAAACCATGGTCGCCGCCTTCGAGAAGGTCGGTCTCAGCCAGCAGGACGTCGAGGACCGCTTCGGCGGCCTCTACCGCGCCTTCCAGTACGGCGCGCCTCCGCATGGCGGCGCCGCCTTCGGCATCGACCGAATCGTTATGCTGCTCGTCGGCGCCAAGAACCTGCGTGAGATCTCGCTGTTCCCGATGAACCAGCAGGCCCAGGACCTGCTGATGGGCGCGCCGACCCCGGCAACCCCGACGCAGCTGCGCGAGCTTTCGATCCGGCCGATCCCGCCGGTCAAGAAGGACTGA
- a CDS encoding multicopper oxidase family protein, translating to MPLLTRRNLLKASAVAGAYGAGMAIAGKFGLAEAASEPQLLTAVKTEAILTEAGPTQDVMSWGHDGMPPVLRMTKGRPYAARLKNGLDEPTTIHWHGLRIDNRMDGVPFVTQPYIYTGDSFDYAFTPPDAGTFWYHPHCNTLTQMGHGMTGMLVVEDPADPEFDAEVLLNLRDWRLGGDGQFIAPFRPRDAAKSGTYGTVRTANWRQEPQYDAPAGGLARLRIAITDVTRIFLLKMAGADATVIAIDGNPVPKRFPLDLLQIGPGQRLDLVVRMPDDEGAVATLEDIRGTAPKTIASLRAVGASLKRDIGDLGPLGHNPVPKADLSVAEQIPLVLSATAENAAVESICGTLGYSFWAINKVPWPGDTPDPTAPLAELKLGRSYVFNLENTTPHAHPIHLHGMSFTVISSSAREAMPLVSDTYLVQPDEKVQLAFVADNPGDWVLHCHIIEHQKTGMTSYIRVS from the coding sequence ATGCCTCTGCTGACCCGCCGCAACCTTCTGAAGGCATCCGCCGTCGCGGGCGCATATGGCGCAGGCATGGCCATTGCGGGCAAATTCGGACTGGCCGAGGCGGCGTCGGAACCGCAGCTGCTGACGGCTGTGAAAACCGAGGCCATCCTGACCGAGGCCGGTCCGACTCAGGATGTCATGAGCTGGGGCCATGACGGCATGCCGCCGGTTCTGAGAATGACCAAGGGGCGGCCCTACGCGGCAAGGCTGAAGAACGGACTCGATGAGCCGACGACGATCCATTGGCACGGGCTTCGTATCGACAACCGCATGGATGGCGTGCCCTTCGTGACGCAGCCCTATATCTATACCGGCGACAGCTTCGACTATGCCTTCACGCCGCCCGATGCCGGCACCTTCTGGTACCATCCGCATTGCAACACGCTGACGCAGATGGGACATGGCATGACCGGCATGCTCGTCGTCGAGGATCCGGCTGATCCGGAATTCGATGCCGAGGTGTTGCTCAATCTGCGCGACTGGCGTCTCGGAGGCGACGGGCAGTTCATCGCGCCCTTCCGGCCGCGCGACGCTGCCAAGAGCGGCACCTACGGCACGGTGCGCACGGCCAACTGGCGCCAGGAGCCGCAATATGACGCCCCGGCCGGCGGGTTGGCGCGGCTGCGCATTGCCATCACCGACGTGACGCGCATCTTCTTGCTGAAGATGGCGGGCGCAGATGCGACCGTCATCGCAATCGACGGCAATCCGGTGCCGAAACGCTTCCCCCTCGACCTCCTGCAGATCGGGCCGGGCCAGCGGCTCGATCTTGTGGTGCGCATGCCGGACGATGAAGGCGCCGTCGCGACACTGGAAGACATTCGCGGCACGGCGCCGAAGACGATCGCCAGCCTGCGTGCGGTCGGGGCATCGCTGAAGCGCGACATCGGCGATCTCGGGCCTCTTGGCCATAATCCTGTTCCGAAGGCCGATCTTTCCGTTGCCGAACAGATCCCGCTGGTGTTGAGCGCCACTGCGGAAAATGCCGCCGTGGAAAGCATCTGCGGCACGCTCGGCTACAGCTTCTGGGCGATCAACAAGGTGCCGTGGCCCGGAGACACGCCCGATCCGACGGCGCCGCTGGCGGAACTGAAGCTCGGCAGAAGCTATGTCTTCAACCTCGAGAACACCACGCCGCACGCGCATCCGATCCATCTGCACGGGATGAGTTTTACGGTGATCTCCTCCTCGGCGCGGGAGGCGATGCCGCTGGTGTCCGACACCTACCTCGTCCAGCCGGACGAGAAAGTGCAATTGGCTTTTGTCGCCGACAATCCCGGCGACTGGGTGTTGCATTGCCACATCATCGAGCATCAGAAGACGGGAATGACCAGCTATATCAGAGTGAGCTGA
- the rnd gene encoding ribonuclease D — MIETTADLAAACKELAKSDFITIDTEFLRETTFWPELCLIQMASPTLEVLVDPLAKGIDLAPFFELMADTKVLKVFHAARQDIEIIFNRGNLIPHPIFDTQVAAMVCGFGDSVSYDQLVSRIKNVHIDKSSRFTDWSRRPLSEKQLEYALADVTHLRDVYLSLKAELDREGRTSWLREEMDILEARETYDMHPDDAWQRLKMRLRKPQELAILKYVAAWREREARARNVPRSRVLKDDAIYEIAQQQPRDSEALGRLRTIPKGWERSAAGTAVVEAVNAALALPKAEMPHVPRQAQAPEGAAAAVELLKVLLKLISEKHGVAPKVIANSEDLDKIAADGEKADVAALHGWRRDLFGEPALQLIQGQIGLRFAGRKVETVAL, encoded by the coding sequence ATGATCGAAACCACCGCCGATTTGGCGGCCGCCTGCAAAGAGCTGGCCAAGTCCGACTTCATCACCATCGACACCGAATTCCTGCGTGAGACGACGTTCTGGCCGGAGCTCTGCCTGATCCAGATGGCAAGCCCGACATTGGAAGTACTCGTCGACCCGCTGGCGAAGGGCATCGATCTCGCTCCCTTCTTCGAGCTGATGGCGGACACCAAGGTGTTGAAAGTCTTTCACGCGGCGCGTCAGGACATCGAAATCATCTTCAATCGCGGCAATCTCATTCCGCATCCGATCTTCGACACGCAGGTCGCCGCCATGGTCTGCGGTTTCGGCGACAGCGTCTCCTATGACCAGCTGGTCAGCCGCATCAAGAACGTCCATATCGACAAGTCGTCGCGCTTCACCGACTGGAGCCGCCGGCCGCTCTCCGAAAAGCAGCTGGAATATGCGCTGGCCGACGTCACCCATCTGCGCGACGTCTACCTGTCGCTGAAGGCGGAACTCGATCGCGAAGGCCGCACGTCGTGGCTGCGCGAGGAAATGGACATTCTCGAGGCGCGCGAGACCTACGACATGCATCCCGACGACGCCTGGCAGCGTCTGAAGATGCGCCTGCGCAAGCCGCAGGAGCTGGCAATCCTGAAATACGTCGCCGCCTGGCGTGAGCGCGAGGCGCGGGCCCGCAACGTGCCGCGTTCGCGAGTTTTGAAGGACGATGCGATCTATGAGATCGCCCAGCAGCAACCCAGGGATTCCGAAGCGCTCGGCCGCCTGCGCACCATTCCGAAGGGCTGGGAGCGTTCGGCCGCCGGGACGGCAGTCGTCGAAGCGGTCAATGCGGCGCTCGCCCTTCCGAAAGCCGAGATGCCGCATGTGCCACGTCAGGCACAGGCCCCGGAGGGCGCAGCTGCCGCCGTCGAACTCTTAAAGGTGCTGCTGAAGCTGATCTCGGAAAAACATGGGGTGGCGCCGAAGGTGATCGCCAACAGCGAGGATCTCGACAAGATTGCCGCCGATGGCGAGAAGGCCGATGTCGCTGCCCTGCACGGCTGGCGGCGCGATCTTTTCGGCGAGCCGGCGCTGCAGCTGATCCAGGGCCAGATCGGATTGCGATTCGCCGGCCGGAAGGTTGAAACGGTCGCACTCTGA
- a CDS encoding adenylate/guanylate cyclase domain-containing protein has product MREISPTQNWILIVIVLAASGVVYDSMFYSEQTPVVGAIFALFIGMPIIAFERKVLFRGLYRRIQKLPTFAFIITELAIYEILMSIGFACAGLLLRSVGVLKPTSLLDLVIMPFDVFLYALVVCLALIFILRVRELLGREVFTSMLISRYRNPVKEERVFLFIDLVDSTAFAEKHGDLRAQQLLSSLFATFAEPVRRHKGMINDYVGDAAIITWPLARGVKDARCVRCIFDILADIEANAAGWRKNYGQVPKLHVALHGGEIITAEVGVDHHKISYFGDTVNTTARLETLCRSLNRQVLISAELARRMTFPDDISCEDLGIHAVKGRGQALGVMALSSRAVTVLNTPAVVLHG; this is encoded by the coding sequence ATGCGGGAAATTTCTCCGACGCAGAACTGGATCCTGATCGTCATCGTTCTCGCGGCGAGCGGCGTCGTCTATGATTCGATGTTCTATTCGGAGCAGACGCCGGTCGTCGGGGCGATCTTCGCGCTGTTCATCGGCATGCCGATCATTGCCTTCGAGCGCAAGGTGCTGTTCCGCGGACTCTACAGACGCATCCAGAAGCTACCGACCTTCGCCTTCATCATAACCGAACTGGCGATCTACGAAATTCTGATGAGCATTGGCTTTGCCTGCGCCGGGCTGCTGCTTCGCTCGGTCGGCGTGCTGAAGCCGACGTCGCTCCTCGATCTCGTCATCATGCCGTTCGACGTCTTCCTTTATGCACTTGTCGTCTGCTTGGCGCTGATCTTCATCCTGCGCGTGCGCGAACTGCTCGGCCGCGAAGTATTCACCAGCATGCTCATCAGCCGCTATCGCAATCCGGTCAAGGAAGAGCGGGTCTTCCTGTTTATCGATCTCGTCGATTCGACGGCTTTTGCCGAAAAACACGGCGACCTCAGGGCGCAGCAGCTGCTGAGCTCGCTGTTTGCGACTTTCGCCGAGCCGGTCAGACGCCACAAGGGCATGATCAACGACTATGTCGGCGATGCGGCGATCATTACCTGGCCGCTGGCCCGCGGCGTCAAGGATGCGCGCTGCGTTCGCTGCATCTTCGATATCCTCGCCGATATCGAAGCCAATGCCGCCGGCTGGCGGAAAAATTACGGCCAGGTGCCGAAGCTTCACGTTGCACTTCATGGCGGCGAGATCATCACGGCGGAAGTCGGCGTCGACCACCACAAGATCAGCTATTTTGGCGATACGGTGAATACGACCGCCCGGCTGGAGACGCTCTGCCGCAGCCTGAACCGGCAGGTGCTGATCTCCGCGGAGCTGGCCCGGCGCATGACCTTTCCCGATGACATTTCCTGCGAGGATCTCGGGATCCATGCCGTCAAGGGACGCGGCCAGGCACTCGGCGTCATGGCGCTGTCCTCGCGTGCGGTGACCGTTCTGAACACGCCCGCAGTCGTTCTGCACGGCTGA
- a CDS encoding esterase-like activity of phytase family protein — protein MKNVLFASVSLFILIAGPVSADQQQFPAKLTGQAILPANTMVPAPADAPEFLKHSGKFTTPDRKRSEALGAVPGKDGARVTDLKLPFDGQPIQGFSGIKTMADGTFWTLSDNGFGSKANSSDSMLFLHQMKFDWTANKAEVVKNLFLSDPNKIAPFPLVLEGTEKRYLTGADFDIESIQPDADGFWLGDEFGPYLLKVDTEGRLTDVIPTMLDGKPVLSPDNPLIQLPGNPAAKMPVFNLKRSGGFEGLAMSKDGSKLYGLLEGAIYEDDGTMETADGHTAIRVIEFDAGSKKWTGRSWLYPFEDKGVSIGDFNMLDDSTALVIERDSGAGTSDKACSDPKQPKPDCFEAPAVLKRVYKIEFNDANLGKAVRKIGYIDLLDIQDPDNKKQAGSKDGVYDMPFVTIENVDRVDATHIIIGNDNNLPFSAGRAVDKADNNEFSLLEVGEFLNAK, from the coding sequence ATGAAGAACGTCCTTTTTGCTTCCGTATCGCTTTTCATCCTGATTGCCGGCCCCGTTTCGGCCGACCAGCAGCAGTTCCCGGCCAAGCTCACCGGCCAGGCGATCCTGCCAGCCAATACCATGGTTCCGGCTCCGGCCGACGCCCCCGAATTTCTCAAGCATTCCGGCAAGTTCACGACGCCGGACCGCAAGCGCAGCGAAGCTCTCGGCGCCGTTCCAGGCAAGGACGGCGCGCGCGTGACCGACCTCAAGCTTCCGTTCGACGGCCAGCCGATCCAAGGTTTCTCAGGCATCAAGACGATGGCTGACGGGACCTTCTGGACGCTCTCCGACAACGGCTTCGGTTCGAAAGCCAACTCTTCCGACTCCATGCTGTTCCTGCATCAGATGAAGTTCGACTGGACTGCCAACAAGGCTGAGGTCGTCAAGAACCTCTTCCTCTCCGATCCAAACAAGATCGCCCCGTTCCCGCTCGTGCTCGAAGGCACGGAAAAGCGTTACCTTACCGGCGCCGACTTCGACATCGAATCGATCCAGCCGGATGCCGACGGCTTCTGGCTGGGCGACGAGTTCGGTCCCTATCTCCTCAAGGTCGATACCGAAGGTCGCCTGACGGACGTGATCCCGACGATGCTCGACGGCAAGCCGGTGCTTTCGCCCGACAACCCGCTGATCCAGCTGCCTGGCAATCCGGCCGCCAAGATGCCGGTCTTCAACCTGAAGCGCTCCGGCGGCTTCGAAGGCCTTGCCATGTCGAAGGACGGATCCAAGCTCTACGGCCTGCTCGAAGGCGCCATCTACGAGGATGACGGCACGATGGAAACGGCTGACGGCCATACGGCCATCCGCGTCATAGAATTCGACGCTGGCTCCAAGAAGTGGACAGGCCGCAGCTGGCTTTATCCATTCGAAGACAAGGGTGTATCGATCGGGGATTTCAACATGCTCGACGACTCCACCGCTCTCGTCATCGAGCGCGACAGCGGCGCCGGCACCAGCGACAAGGCCTGCTCCGACCCGAAGCAGCCGAAGCCGGATTGCTTCGAAGCTCCGGCGGTGCTGAAGCGCGTCTACAAGATCGAATTCAACGACGCTAACCTCGGCAAGGCCGTCCGCAAGATCGGTTACATCGATCTCCTTGATATTCAGGACCCCGACAACAAGAAGCAGGCCGGCAGCAAGGATGGCGTCTATGACATGCCGTTCGTCACCATCGAAAACGTCGACCGCGTCGACGCCACCCACATCATCATCGGCAATGACAACAACCTGCCCTTCTCGGCCGGCCGCGCTGTCGACAAGGCCGACAATAACGAGTTCAGCCTGCTCGAGGTTGGCGAGTTTTTGAACGCGAAGTGA